In Carassius gibelio isolate Cgi1373 ecotype wild population from Czech Republic chromosome B13, carGib1.2-hapl.c, whole genome shotgun sequence, one genomic interval encodes:
- the echs1 gene encoding enoyl-CoA hydratase, mitochondrial, with the protein MSLLCRSTGLLLKHSKLLQSALAATRQCSSGGQYQYILVDKKGEKNNVGFIQLNRPKALNALCDGLMVEVGKALDAFEADSDVGAIIITGSEKAFAAGADIKEMQNRTFQECYGGNFLAHWNRVSTVKKPVIAAVNGFALGGGCEFAMMCDIIYAGEKAQFGQPEILLGTIPGAGGTQRLTRAVGKSLAMELVLTGDRISAQEAKLSGLVSKVFPVDQLVSEAIKCGEKIAGNSKLVSAMAKEAVNAAFELTLAEGNRLEKRLFHATFATEDRKEGMTAFVEKRKAAFQDN; encoded by the exons ATGTCGCTGCTCTGCAGATCCACAGGGTTACTTCTAAAACACAGTAAACTGCTGCAGTCTGCATTAGCTGCAACAAGGCAATGCAGTTCAG GTGGCCAGTATCAGTACATACTAGTTGACAAAAAGGGTGAAAAGAACAATGTTGGTTTCATCCAGCTGAACAGACCCAAGGCTCTGAATGCTCTCTGTGATGGGCTTATGGTGGAGGTGGGCAAAGCCCTTGATGCATTCGAGGCTGACAGCGATGTGGGGGCAATTATCATCACAGGAAGCGAAAAAGCCTTCGCAG CTGGAGCTGATATTAAGGAGATGCAGAATCGAACTTTTCAAGAATGCTATGGTGGAAACTTCTTGGCACATTGGAACAGGGTATCAACAGTTAAAAAGCCTGTTATTGCAGCGGTCAATGGGTTTGCG CTTGGTGGAGGATGTGAGTTTGCTATGATGTGTGACATAATCTACGCTGGGGAGAAAGCACAGTTTGGACAGCCAGAAATCCTGCTCGGGACCATTCCTG GTGCTGGTGGCACTCAGAGGCTTACAAGAGCAGTGGGGAAATCCCTTGCAATGGAGTTGGTTCTCACAGGAGACCGAATCTCAGCTCAGGAGGCAAAACTGTCTG GTCTGGTGAGTAAAGTGTTTCCTGTGGATCAGCTGGTTTCAGAAGCGATCAAATGTGGAGAGAAAATAGCCGGTAATTCCAAACTTGTCTCAGCCATGGCAAAGGAAGCTGTTAACGCAG CAtttgaactgactttagctgagGGCAATCGACTTGAGAAAAGATTGTTCCATGCAACCTTTGCGACG GAGGACAGAAAGGAAGGAATGACTGCTTTTGTTGAGAAGCGAAAGGCTGCATTCCAGGACAACTAA